From the genome of Zalophus californianus isolate mZalCal1 chromosome 6, mZalCal1.pri.v2, whole genome shotgun sequence, one region includes:
- the TMED8 gene encoding protein TMED8, protein MSEQQAAAGPAGRGGDGPGVEGSQAAASENEDLENTNVTSAVASASDPEPCSSPYRPQTVSPASEDAPEDLRKTAGALEAQALVEQELLPADQAQVLNKMAKHHVPQRSGDIVMIQSEHTGAIDILSADLESADLLGDHRKVSPPLMAPPCIWTFAKMKEFKSKLGKEKNSRLVVKRGEVVTIRVPTHPEGKRVCWEFATDDYDIGFGVYFDWTPVTSTDITVQVSDSSEDEDEDEEEEEEIEDPVPVGDVERGSRSSLRGRYGEVMPVYRRDSHRDVQAGSHDYPGEGIYLLKFDNSYSLLRNKTLYFHIYYTS, encoded by the exons AGAATGAAGATCTAGAAAACACCAACGTCACCTCTGCAGTGGCTTCGGCCTCTGATCCAGAACCCTGTTCCTCACCTTACAG GCCACAGACGGTGTCTCCGGCGAGTGAGGATGCCCCAGAGGATCTGCGGAAGACAGCCGGTGCCTTGGAGGCGCAGGCCTTGGTGGAACAGGAATTGCTGCCTGCAGACCAGGCCCAGGTCCTCAACAAG ATGGCCAAGCACCACGTTCCACAAAGGTCCGGGGACATCGTTATGATCCAGTCTGAGCACACAGGAGCTATAGATATCCTCTCAGCTGATTTGGAATCTGCAGATCTCCTGGGGGATCATAGGAAAG TGTCCCCCCCTCTGATGGCTCCTCCGTGCATCTGGACCTTTGCCAAGATGAAGGAATTCAAAAGCAAGCTGGGCAAAGAGAAGAATAGCCGTCTGGTGGTGAAGCGGGGTGAGGTGGTGACCATCCGGGTACCTACCCATCCAGAGGGGAAGCGTGTTTGCTGGGAGTTTGCGACTGATGACTATGACATTGGCTTTGGAGTTTATTTTGACTGGACCCCTGTAACCAGCACTGACATAACTGTGCAGGTCAGTGATTCCAGTGAAGATGAGGATGAAgacgaggaagaggaggaagagattgaag ACCCTGTCCCAGTTGGCGATGTGGAGAGAGGCTCCAGGAGCTCCCTTCGAGGTCGTTATGGGGAGGTCATGCCTGTGTACCGGCGGGACAGCCACCGAGACGTGCAGGCCGGCAGCCACGACTACCCTGGTGAGGGCATCTACCTGCTCAAGTTTGACAACTCCTACTCCCTGCTCCGCAACAAGACTCTCTACTTCCACATCTACTACACTAGCTGA